In Bradyrhizobium sp. 195, the sequence TGGCCGTCTGCCTGCTGCCGGGGACGGAGCTCGCCTTCGCCGACAACGTCCGTTACGACAATCGCTGGATCTGGACGCGCACCGTCAATTCGCGCGTCGGCAAGTTCGGCAAGATCGATCCGCACATTCCCGATCGCCATCACGACGCGATCGAATTCCCGGATGGCAAATACGTGCTGGTGACGCAACTCGTCGAAGGCCAGCGCGCAACCGTGCTGCAACTGCCGGTGACCCAGCCCGTCAGCGAGCGCGAGCACAAGCCGCAGATCATCGCCGACGGCCGGCCGACGGTCACGCGCCTGCCGATCGGCTGACGCCACTCGACCGACAATAGGTCGGGCCAGGATTGAAATGCCATCGCCGGCCGAGGCCGGCGAGCCCGGCGGGTTTGTGTTTCACGAAAATCGATCGGCGAGACCCGCCGCCGCACATCGTCGCCGCACGAAGTTTAACCCGTCCTGCCTGAATTTTGAACGTCCGCTCCGCAGCCAAATGTCCGATGCTGTCGTGGTTTGAGGCGGCGGACAGCTCGATGAAGACCTTCATTCGCGTCGTTGAACTCTGGATACCTGACCGGACGCGCATGCGGCTGGAATTCGGCGGCGGCCTCTACGACGAAGGCCTGTCCGCATTCAAGACCGCCAGCGCAGAGCTGCATTTCGGATATGACGAGGGGCTTCCAGGCAAGGCCTGGGCCTCTGGCCATCCCGTCATCCTCACGACATTCGCCAACTCCTATTTCAAGCGCACCGATCAGGCGCTCGCGGCCGGCCTCACCTGCGGCGTGGCCGTGCCGGTGTTTGCAGGCGAATTTCTGCAAGCCGTGATGGTGCTGTTCTGCGGCGACGACGAGGCGCATGTCGGCGCGATCGAACTCTGGCACAACGATCCTGATCGCTCCCACGAGATGGCGCTTGTCGACGGCTATTACGGCACGGCGGACATGTTCGAATTCAACTCCCGCCACACCACGTTTCCTCGCGGCTTCGGCCTGCCCGGACGCACCTGGAAGGCGGGTCTGCCACTGATTATCAAGGACCTGCACGACGCCAGGAGCTTCCTGCGCTGGGAGGACGCGGCCAAGATCGGGATCAATTTGGGGGTCGGCGTGCCCTACCGGACCGGCACCGACCAAACCTGGGTTCTGACATTCCTCTCCGCGCAGGCAACGCCGATCGCGCGACGCGTCGAGATCTGGGTCCCGAACGAGGCCCGTTCGGCGCTGGTCCTGCGTGCCGGCGATTGCAGCGCGCACACCGACCTTGCCGCACGCTATGCGACGCAATCCATTGCCTGGGGCGAAGGCAGCATCGGCGGCGCCTGGGCCGCCGGCATGCCAGTGCTCAACGACGATCTCACCGATGACGGCTCGATCGCCGGCTCCGAGGCCTGCGCAGCCGGGTTGAGCCGGATGGTGGCCCTGCCGGTCATCGGCAACGCAAGGCTGGAAGCCGTGCTGGCCTGGTATCTGTAAATCAATCGCGTCAATCGTCGGCCTGCGGGTCGGTCTCTGATGGCGTTGCGTCCCGGTTGCGGGGCGCCGCCTTCGGCGCAAGGCTGCCGTCGAAATCACCTTCGCCGGCACCGGCCGGTAACCACGGGCGGTTCGTGCCTCTCGCCCTCACCGCCTGAACCGAAAAACCATCGCCACGCTGTGTCAGAGCCAGCGCACCCTGGCGAACGAGCCGCTGCCGATCCACCACCATCGCCGCGCAATCGGGCGGCGCGGGCCGTGACGTCACCACCAGCGTGGCCCGGCTGCAATCGTCCGCCAACGCGTCGATGCGCGAAGCCAGCGCGACCAGCCG encodes:
- a CDS encoding GAF domain-containing protein translates to MKTFIRVVELWIPDRTRMRLEFGGGLYDEGLSAFKTASAELHFGYDEGLPGKAWASGHPVILTTFANSYFKRTDQALAAGLTCGVAVPVFAGEFLQAVMVLFCGDDEAHVGAIELWHNDPDRSHEMALVDGYYGTADMFEFNSRHTTFPRGFGLPGRTWKAGLPLIIKDLHDARSFLRWEDAAKIGINLGVGVPYRTGTDQTWVLTFLSAQATPIARRVEIWVPNEARSALVLRAGDCSAHTDLAARYATQSIAWGEGSIGGAWAAGMPVLNDDLTDDGSIAGSEACAAGLSRMVALPVIGNARLEAVLAWYL